From Brochothrix thermosphacta DSM 20171 = FSL F6-1036, a single genomic window includes:
- a CDS encoding YqgQ family protein, with amino-acid sequence MNNVYDVQQLLKKFGAFIYVGNRTASLQMMLAEVTELWDHKLIDSKEYASARLVLLGALREEENGGIGVWLKN; translated from the coding sequence CAACTATTGAAAAAATTTGGTGCCTTTATTTATGTCGGTAACCGCACAGCTAGCTTACAAATGATGTTGGCTGAAGTGACAGAATTATGGGACCATAAGCTAATTGATTCAAAAGAATATGCATCTGCACGACTGGTACTACTTGGTGCCTTGCGTGAAGAAGAAAATGGGGGAATAGGCGTATGGTTAAAAAATTAA